The following are encoded in a window of Candidatus Latescibacterota bacterium genomic DNA:
- a CDS encoding chloride channel protein: MVVHNSLQFKTLCKWILISCIIGPVTAITVKGFLYVLPVVSTVVEKAFSFSPYLLPIAGGLVCGLFILKSAPGAGGEGIPSYLIAVNRDRGMMSLRDTILKIPATIITLGFFGSGGIVGPLSRIGAGIGCHLTRWFFRLLCMDETGLLRTATICGASGIVSSIFHSPLVGAVFAVEILSSDTLKYSDLFPSILTGCMAYMTSAFLLGEGAIFQITTPPAPEGGMIHFLLPVMAVIGGTMGILLIIIYEKSVDIFGKIPLGQPVKAGLAGAILTMLWLGGLRWILGTSSSLFSSLASADHMTLEASFPGGVNLPLLLFIIIFMKILSTSVTVGSGMSGGFTGPMLIIGLAGGALVSSLAGIDPGSPAYYLLAACSVSATLCATLNIPLAAILISSSLFGIDYLLPACIGSIISFIIFKNRTIYEYSITLQSANIDHKHTASQA, translated from the coding sequence ATGGTTGTCCACAACTCCTTGCAGTTCAAGACACTATGTAAGTGGATACTGATCTCCTGTATCATCGGCCCGGTCACAGCCATCACAGTAAAAGGATTTCTTTACGTCCTGCCCGTCGTATCGACTGTCGTAGAAAAGGCATTCTCATTCTCGCCGTATCTCCTGCCGATCGCGGGAGGACTGGTATGTGGACTCTTCATTCTGAAGTCAGCGCCAGGCGCTGGAGGCGAAGGCATCCCTTCGTACCTGATCGCGGTCAACAGAGATCGCGGTATGATGAGTCTCAGAGACACGATCCTCAAAATTCCCGCCACGATCATCACACTCGGTTTTTTCGGCAGCGGAGGGATCGTAGGCCCTCTGTCGAGGATCGGGGCCGGCATCGGATGTCATCTTACCAGATGGTTCTTCAGGCTCCTTTGCATGGATGAAACGGGGCTTTTGAGAACAGCCACGATATGTGGAGCAAGCGGTATCGTAAGCTCGATCTTCCACTCTCCGCTCGTTGGCGCTGTCTTCGCCGTCGAGATCCTCAGCAGTGACACGCTGAAATACTCTGACCTGTTCCCCTCCATACTGACCGGATGCATGGCATATATGACCTCAGCCTTCCTGCTCGGTGAAGGGGCGATTTTCCAGATTACGACCCCACCGGCTCCTGAGGGAGGGATGATCCACTTCCTGCTACCGGTAATGGCTGTCATTGGGGGCACCATGGGAATACTTCTCATCATCATCTATGAGAAGTCTGTCGACATCTTCGGGAAGATCCCCCTGGGCCAGCCTGTGAAGGCCGGCCTTGCCGGAGCCATACTGACAATGCTCTGGCTCGGGGGCCTGCGGTGGATACTGGGAACTTCATCCTCCCTTTTCTCTAGCCTGGCATCAGCCGATCACATGACTTTGGAGGCATCCTTTCCGGGCGGGGTCAATCTGCCTCTGCTATTATTCATCATCATCTTCATGAAGATTCTCAGCACATCGGTAACTGTCGGCAGCGGTATGAGCGGAGGATTCACCGGGCCGATGCTGATCATCGGACTGGCTGGCGGCGCACTTGTCTCCTCCCTGGCGGGTATCGATCCAGGAAGCCCGGCATATTATCTCCTGGCCGCCTGCTCGGTTTCGGCGACACTTTGTGCCACTCTCAATATCCCGCTGGCAGCGATCCTGATAAGTTCCAGCCTGTTCGGAATCGATTATCTGCTTCCAGCCTGCATCGGCTCGATCATCTCGTTCATCATCTTCAAGAACCGGACGATCTATGAATATTCCATCACCCTGCAATCGGCGAATATCGACCACAAACACACAGCATCACAGGCATGA
- the amrB gene encoding AmmeMemoRadiSam system protein B, whose translation MKARLRSIVVSAIVPVIVASASGVAGGEGGDHIRIPVDSIGYALDPSQVEAVVSASIENPDNLSGPGAGFPDSPMIGGICPHDDYVFAGAAYVKLMKNVKAPLAILIGVSHRARRIGIQGRLVFETFSAWKGPYGDVPVSGIREDIIAALPPEMVMINDSLHAGEHSLEGLIPFLQYPWDNVDGNDIDDPGKIEILPVLVTRLAGEKFQATAEAFAGVLHRELDRRGLRPGFDYTVIISADCVHYGDEGWGGRNYSPYGTGREGYEKAVAEDMDIISTVLMGQLDGEKIKGFRDRVDSYEFEWPYKIPWCGVYSIPFGLEILSRLCELEGRRPPSGIMLDYGTSLEPGIHDIDAGGLGATNIATLRHWVGFTSIGYW comes from the coding sequence GTGAAAGCACGGCTTCGTTCGATTGTTGTTTCAGCCATCGTGCCTGTGATCGTAGCGTCGGCATCAGGTGTGGCTGGTGGAGAGGGTGGCGACCATATCAGGATTCCTGTCGATTCCATAGGTTACGCGCTTGATCCATCGCAGGTGGAGGCTGTCGTATCGGCTTCGATCGAGAATCCCGATAACCTGAGTGGACCGGGAGCAGGTTTTCCCGACTCTCCCATGATCGGTGGAATATGCCCTCATGACGACTATGTCTTTGCCGGGGCCGCCTACGTAAAACTGATGAAAAACGTCAAAGCGCCCCTGGCCATCCTGATAGGAGTCTCTCATCGGGCCAGGCGTATCGGTATTCAAGGCAGGCTTGTGTTTGAGACATTTTCAGCGTGGAAAGGACCTTATGGGGATGTTCCGGTGTCGGGGATAAGGGAAGATATCATAGCGGCTCTTCCACCAGAGATGGTGATGATAAACGATTCGTTACACGCCGGGGAGCATTCGCTCGAAGGATTGATCCCGTTTCTTCAATATCCATGGGATAATGTTGACGGAAATGACATCGACGACCCGGGAAAGATCGAGATCCTTCCGGTGCTGGTAACAAGGCTGGCAGGAGAAAAATTTCAGGCTACGGCGGAAGCTTTCGCGGGAGTCCTGCACAGGGAACTGGACAGGCGCGGCTTGAGACCGGGATTCGATTATACAGTCATTATCTCTGCCGATTGTGTTCACTATGGAGACGAGGGATGGGGTGGCAGGAACTATTCCCCATACGGCACGGGCAGGGAAGGGTATGAGAAGGCGGTTGCTGAAGACATGGATATCATCAGCACGGTATTGATGGGCCAATTAGACGGCGAAAAGATAAAGGGATTCAGGGATCGTGTAGATAGCTATGAATTTGAATGGCCATACAAGATCCCCTGGTGTGGAGTCTATTCGATACCGTTCGGGCTGGAGATACTTTCACGCTTATGTGAGCTGGAGGGGCGACGACCACCATCCGGGATAATGCTCGATTACGGTACGAGCCTGGAACCTGGAATCCACGACATAGACGCCGGAGGGCTGGGAGCCACTAACATCGCCACTCTGAGGCATTGGGTGGGGTTTACTTCGATAGGCTACTGGTAG
- a CDS encoding DUF192 domain-containing protein, whose amino-acid sequence MSVHNRTRATSLGETLLTLNKHFHRTLSYLNGGGIPNDCVLWISPCHSIYTVGLKTAVDIAFLDRNGKVVKLFRRFPPGCFADSTATAVSAIELPVDTLEKTGTSVGDLIEFDMS is encoded by the coding sequence ATGTCTGTTCATAACCGGACTCGCGCTACATCGCTGGGAGAAACTCTCCTGACTCTGAACAAACATTTTCACAGGACATTGAGCTACCTGAACGGCGGCGGCATTCCCAATGATTGTGTGCTCTGGATAAGCCCCTGTCACAGCATATATACAGTCGGATTGAAAACGGCTGTCGATATCGCTTTCCTCGACAGGAACGGGAAAGTCGTAAAACTCTTCAGACGATTTCCTCCAGGCTGTTTCGCCGATTCCACCGCGACTGCTGTAAGCGCCATAGAGCTGCCTGTCGACACACTGGAAAAGACCGGCACCAGCGTCGGTGACCTGATAGAATTCGATATGAGTTGA
- a CDS encoding oligopeptide transporter, OPT family, giving the protein MTKTTTKLPPEAYRQLQEGESYHPIIPAGSPTLEVTLRSVGVGLVMAMIFSLASAYLALKTGQGMEAAIPIAILAIGLANLFARKSTILENVIIQSIGAASSAVVAGAVFTIPALYMLDIEVSFWHIFFTAFFGGCLGVLFLIPLRDYLIVKEHGKLPFPEAMATTEILVAGESAGQQARTLIFSAVIAFFYDLFILTFGFWKEIISFHAIGIGRWMEERFSMAIRIDGLSAIVGLGYIVGVKYASIIAAGSFLSYLVFIPLVSYLGSHLTGIIPPGDVPIMQMSTDDIFVNYVRLMGIGGIAGAGVMGIIKSIPSIGKSFKLGIQGIAASRAEGHDDVRTERDMNLRDVFIGIAAIGICLWLFFRGGLADSLVSTVGVLLALGISFLFTMVAARAIGLIGTNPVSGMTLATLIITSVILTKMGLSGKPGMFVALIIGGVVCTALAVAGAFATDLKIGYWLGATPRNQQLYKFLGIIVSAAFCGLAMMLLANTYTLGSLEMPAPQASAMKEIIFGLMGPEAGVQWILFSFGVIISVILAMAGVPALAFALGMYLPIQLNTAVLLGGFIAWMVGRSSRDKKVVKGRKEKGILVASGFIAGGSIAGVVAAVIAALGWDSIVMISYPDTASELVAIGMLTLLSVFMYQYSKKA; this is encoded by the coding sequence ATGACGAAGACCACGACAAAACTTCCACCTGAAGCTTACAGACAGCTCCAGGAGGGGGAGAGCTACCATCCAATAATACCCGCCGGGAGCCCGACGCTGGAAGTGACTCTCAGGTCGGTAGGTGTCGGACTGGTCATGGCGATGATATTCTCTCTCGCTTCGGCGTATCTGGCGTTGAAAACGGGACAGGGGATGGAAGCGGCCATTCCGATAGCGATCCTCGCGATAGGTCTGGCTAATCTCTTCGCGCGAAAAAGCACTATTCTCGAGAATGTGATCATCCAGTCGATCGGGGCGGCCTCAAGCGCCGTCGTGGCCGGAGCGGTATTCACTATACCTGCTCTCTACATGCTGGATATAGAAGTATCTTTCTGGCATATATTCTTCACAGCTTTCTTCGGTGGCTGCCTCGGAGTACTCTTTCTGATCCCGCTTCGTGATTATCTGATCGTAAAAGAACATGGAAAACTTCCTTTCCCGGAAGCAATGGCTACGACAGAGATACTTGTCGCGGGAGAGAGCGCGGGACAACAGGCCCGGACACTTATTTTCAGCGCGGTGATAGCCTTCTTCTACGATCTGTTCATATTGACCTTCGGGTTCTGGAAGGAGATCATTTCCTTTCATGCTATCGGTATCGGAAGATGGATGGAGGAACGTTTCTCCATGGCGATACGGATCGACGGGCTTTCCGCGATCGTCGGGTTGGGATATATAGTCGGTGTTAAGTACGCATCAATAATTGCGGCAGGCAGTTTCCTTTCTTATCTGGTATTTATCCCTCTGGTCTCATATTTAGGATCTCATCTGACCGGGATCATTCCTCCCGGGGACGTCCCGATCATGCAGATGTCGACAGACGATATCTTTGTGAACTATGTCCGGTTGATGGGCATCGGCGGTATAGCCGGAGCCGGGGTCATGGGAATAATCAAGAGTATTCCGTCGATCGGCAAATCGTTCAAGCTCGGGATCCAGGGGATCGCTGCTTCGAGAGCGGAGGGACATGACGACGTAAGGACCGAGAGGGACATGAACCTGCGCGACGTATTCATAGGTATTGCGGCAATAGGGATATGCCTCTGGCTCTTCTTCAGGGGTGGTCTGGCTGACTCGCTTGTAAGCACAGTCGGTGTTCTTCTCGCGCTGGGCATATCTTTTCTCTTTACGATGGTGGCGGCCCGCGCGATCGGTCTTATCGGGACCAATCCCGTATCTGGGATGACACTTGCGACATTGATCATAACCAGTGTCATCCTTACCAAAATGGGGCTGTCAGGCAAGCCGGGCATGTTCGTGGCCCTGATCATAGGGGGTGTGGTCTGTACCGCTCTGGCTGTGGCCGGAGCTTTCGCGACAGACCTGAAGATCGGTTACTGGCTCGGCGCGACTCCCCGGAATCAGCAGCTTTACAAATTTCTCGGTATCATCGTTTCGGCGGCCTTCTGCGGGCTGGCAATGATGCTTCTCGCCAATACCTATACTCTGGGTTCACTCGAGATGCCCGCTCCCCAGGCCTCGGCGATGAAAGAGATCATATTCGGGTTGATGGGGCCCGAGGCTGGAGTACAGTGGATACTTTTCTCGTTCGGAGTGATCATATCGGTAATTCTGGCGATGGCCGGTGTGCCGGCTCTCGCGTTTGCCCTCGGAATGTATCTTCCGATACAGCTCAATACCGCGGTACTGCTCGGTGGTTTCATCGCGTGGATGGTCGGCAGAAGCAGCAGGGACAAGAAGGTTGTAAAGGGACGTAAGGAAAAAGGGATCCTGGTGGCGAGCGGATTCATAGCCGGCGGTTCGATCGCTGGTGTCGTCGCCGCGGTCATCGCGGCTCTCGGGTGGGACTCGATAGTCATGATCAGCTATCCCGATACCGCAAGCGAGCTGGTCGCGATCGGGATGCTCACATTGTTGTCCGTGTTCATGTACCAGTATTCGAAGAAAGCCTAG
- a CDS encoding class I SAM-dependent methyltransferase: protein MVDESQERKYFMDRDSDNLTYIHTTDSLWSPDGKRFQREKYLPRVELVRERFGDSFDSIRVLDVGVGYGFFLNLLENEFGLKNIFGMDPFPGSIEIAKKYTSAEIISGDINDERWPVPEKSFDLITSFDVVEHLAQPDIFFTRAKDYLCPGGFIIVTTPNRQLPYMMRSIPWFGIPDNNTTHINVKRPGYWKKTAREAGYDIVKAWRGEHLTHTRIFPKLFRNICAALGADHRKIPIINSFEQSFCMLLQHHQSL, encoded by the coding sequence GTGGTCGATGAGAGCCAGGAAAGAAAATATTTTATGGACAGGGACAGCGACAATCTGACGTATATCCATACTACGGACAGCCTGTGGTCGCCGGATGGAAAACGCTTCCAGAGGGAGAAGTATCTTCCCCGGGTCGAGCTCGTCAGGGAACGCTTCGGCGACAGCTTCGACTCGATCAGGGTTTTGGATGTCGGTGTAGGGTACGGGTTTTTTCTGAATCTCCTCGAAAACGAATTCGGACTGAAGAATATCTTCGGGATGGACCCCTTCCCCGGTTCGATCGAGATAGCGAAGAAGTATACTTCCGCGGAGATCATTTCGGGTGATATCAATGATGAACGATGGCCTGTTCCGGAAAAATCATTCGACCTGATCACCTCTTTCGATGTAGTCGAACATCTGGCGCAACCAGACATTTTTTTCACCAGGGCGAAGGATTATCTGTGTCCTGGTGGATTTATCATCGTTACTACTCCGAACAGGCAGCTGCCCTACATGATGCGTTCGATCCCCTGGTTCGGCATACCAGATAATAACACGACTCATATAAACGTGAAGAGGCCCGGGTACTGGAAGAAGACAGCCCGCGAAGCCGGCTATGACATAGTGAAAGCATGGAGGGGAGAGCACCTGACCCATACGAGGATCTTTCCGAAACTTTTCAGGAATATATGCGCCGCGCTGGGAGCCGATCACAGGAAGATCCCCATCATCAACTCCTTCGAGCAATCGTTCTGCATGCTCCTGCAGCACCACCAGAGCCTGTAA
- a CDS encoding MFS transporter — protein MTIEKRKKRMLAAVALHHACNDGSVVTLPAIFPVLFTEQLLIKEYTDIGTIMMFGLVVAIIAQALIGHFAKTRHTRYYLALDALLVGGSLLLLTLSRNYLMMVLFYAGIRLGTSIYHPVGISWVSHSFRGNSLDRAMGIQSAFGNIGVLLAFTSTGFLVDAYGWKVPLYTWGTINLLAVIFGLFMSAGTISSEEIIKEKESEKKSASWPQAFRDIGVFIPMILLGGLAWGIMLNYSPSLLNHRLGMSMSKTGMILGGWMCAGTVSALMYGKIASALTRKWTLITAYIMMTAGSLVLGLAHNVPLIVTAFVLFGLALFATYPSMLSIISVAMDPKNRTTGFALTANIYIIGNSIFAYLSGHISDSFGIQAPFILLGGLTLLVISYTLIIIRKGRLQER, from the coding sequence TTGACTATCGAGAAGAGAAAAAAAAGAATGCTGGCTGCCGTCGCGCTTCATCACGCGTGCAACGATGGTTCGGTCGTCACACTCCCGGCCATCTTTCCCGTCCTCTTTACAGAACAGTTACTGATAAAAGAATATACCGACATCGGCACCATCATGATGTTCGGGCTCGTCGTCGCGATCATCGCCCAGGCCCTTATCGGACATTTCGCGAAAACGAGACATACGAGATACTATCTCGCGCTCGACGCTTTACTGGTCGGGGGATCCCTTCTTCTCCTCACACTTTCCAGGAATTACCTGATGATGGTCCTGTTCTACGCTGGAATACGGCTCGGTACAAGTATCTATCACCCGGTAGGCATTTCCTGGGTATCACACTCGTTCAGGGGAAATTCACTCGACAGGGCCATGGGTATCCAGAGCGCCTTCGGAAACATCGGTGTCCTGCTCGCCTTCACGTCGACCGGATTCCTGGTCGATGCTTACGGCTGGAAAGTGCCACTGTACACATGGGGGACGATCAATCTCCTGGCGGTGATTTTCGGGCTCTTTATGTCTGCAGGCACGATCAGCAGCGAAGAGATCATCAAGGAGAAAGAATCCGAAAAGAAATCGGCATCATGGCCACAAGCCTTCCGCGATATCGGTGTATTCATCCCGATGATACTACTCGGCGGACTCGCCTGGGGTATCATGCTGAACTACTCTCCCAGCCTTCTCAACCACAGGCTCGGAATGTCGATGTCGAAGACAGGCATGATCCTCGGGGGCTGGATGTGTGCTGGCACGGTCTCGGCACTGATGTACGGAAAGATAGCCTCTGCCCTGACAAGAAAATGGACCCTGATCACTGCATATATAATGATGACGGCGGGATCGCTTGTCCTCGGGCTCGCCCATAATGTCCCTCTTATCGTAACCGCCTTTGTCCTGTTTGGACTCGCCCTGTTCGCCACCTATCCCTCGATGCTGTCTATCATCTCAGTAGCCATGGACCCGAAAAACCGTACGACCGGGTTCGCCCTGACGGCGAATATCTATATAATCGGCAACTCGATATTCGCTTATCTTTCCGGCCATATATCCGATTCGTTCGGGATCCAGGCTCCTTTTATCCTTCTTGGAGGACTGACACTTCTGGTAATATCCTACACATTGATAATCATCCGTAAGGGCAGGCTACAGGAAAGGTGA
- a CDS encoding S9 family peptidase, which yields MRNQIFIRSLSALGILLLFPALFTLASEAGIGEPVSPADMLSVRNCRNAVINPDGEWIAYLVSVPRTVDEKAGGAWSELYLASAKTGEIRPFIMGKVNISSPRFSPDGSLLAFLTTRGEKAKKQVWMIPVGGGEAVQVTSSETSVGSFRWHPSGDRIAYTAIEAKTDRIDKLTDKGYGFIYFEEDLRNHDIHMIGVDSNGGTGETTGLTEDVNVVKFEFAPSGDRMAVSITPSNLIDHVYMFQNIYILDLDSEELTLLSKNEGKLGNFAISPNGEKLAFTASLDRKDHAVSQAFVIDIESGTTLNLTEPGFRGHVSRIGWKNDKTVVYTASEGVWNTLNTIDAKGGKRKIILDGSRTGIVFNFPSVTGDFKHFAFIGNAVDIPGDVFYWKYGKGGMKRLTEENPWITGRKLGRQEVINYKARDGLEIEGILVYPVDYMEGQKYPLIVGVHGGPEAHYRNTWIGSYFNPAQVLAGRGYLVFFPNYRASTGYGTEFALEGYMDAAGKEFDDLADGIEHLVSKGIADPDRVGMGGGSYGGYASAWFASYYTRYVRAVCMFVGISDLISKRGTTDIPYEELYVHSGKKLDADRDQWMFALERSPIYYANKSRTAVLIVGGAADTRVHPSQSMEFYRRLKMNDHPAVRLVQYPGEGHGNRKQPGRIDVLYRHLQWYDWYVKDKNPLDGPMPPLMIDESYGLELE from the coding sequence ATGAGAAATCAGATCTTTATCCGATCATTGAGCGCGCTGGGGATCCTGCTCTTGTTCCCGGCACTTTTCACTCTGGCCTCAGAGGCCGGTATCGGGGAACCTGTCTCCCCGGCAGATATGCTCAGCGTCAGGAATTGCCGGAACGCCGTTATCAATCCCGACGGCGAATGGATCGCCTACCTTGTCTCCGTCCCGAGGACCGTGGACGAAAAGGCGGGTGGCGCATGGTCAGAGCTCTATCTCGCTTCGGCAAAGACCGGGGAGATCCGCCCCTTTATCATGGGCAAAGTCAATATTTCCTCTCCACGATTCAGTCCGGACGGATCGCTCCTGGCATTCCTCACGACGCGTGGCGAAAAAGCAAAGAAACAGGTCTGGATGATCCCTGTCGGTGGTGGTGAGGCCGTACAGGTGACAAGTTCCGAGACTTCCGTCGGCTCCTTCAGATGGCATCCTTCCGGGGACCGGATCGCCTACACAGCGATAGAAGCAAAGACCGACAGGATAGATAAACTCACCGACAAAGGATATGGATTCATCTATTTCGAGGAAGACCTGCGAAACCATGATATTCACATGATCGGAGTCGACAGCAACGGTGGTACTGGTGAAACGACCGGATTGACGGAGGATGTCAATGTGGTCAAATTCGAGTTCGCTCCCTCGGGTGACCGCATGGCTGTATCCATAACTCCCTCAAACCTGATTGATCATGTCTACATGTTTCAAAATATATACATCCTGGACCTGGACTCGGAAGAGCTCACCCTCTTGAGCAAAAACGAAGGGAAGCTGGGAAATTTCGCGATAAGCCCCAACGGGGAAAAGCTTGCTTTTACGGCCTCGCTTGATAGAAAAGACCACGCTGTCAGCCAGGCTTTTGTCATCGATATCGAGAGTGGTACGACATTGAATCTCACAGAGCCGGGATTCAGGGGACATGTAAGTCGTATAGGATGGAAAAACGACAAGACTGTCGTGTACACGGCGTCAGAAGGTGTCTGGAACACGCTGAACACCATTGACGCAAAAGGGGGAAAGCGAAAGATCATCCTGGACGGATCCAGGACCGGCATCGTCTTCAATTTCCCCTCTGTTACGGGTGATTTCAAACACTTCGCGTTCATCGGCAACGCCGTCGATATTCCAGGAGACGTCTTCTACTGGAAATACGGAAAAGGCGGGATGAAAAGACTGACAGAAGAAAACCCATGGATCACTGGAAGAAAACTCGGCCGCCAGGAAGTGATCAATTACAAGGCTCGCGATGGCCTTGAGATCGAAGGCATCCTGGTCTATCCGGTCGATTACATGGAAGGTCAGAAATACCCGCTTATCGTAGGGGTGCATGGCGGCCCCGAGGCACATTACCGCAACACATGGATCGGAAGCTATTTCAATCCAGCCCAGGTCCTGGCAGGCAGAGGCTACCTGGTCTTCTTCCCCAATTACAGGGCAAGTACCGGATATGGGACAGAATTCGCCCTGGAGGGATACATGGATGCTGCCGGAAAAGAATTCGACGATCTGGCCGACGGCATCGAGCATCTTGTCTCAAAGGGAATCGCTGACCCGGACAGGGTCGGAATGGGCGGTGGCTCATACGGTGGATACGCGTCAGCATGGTTCGCGTCGTACTACACCCGGTATGTCAGGGCCGTATGCATGTTTGTCGGCATAAGCGATCTTATAAGTAAACGAGGCACAACGGACATCCCATACGAAGAACTCTATGTACATTCAGGAAAGAAACTCGATGCCGACAGGGATCAGTGGATGTTCGCCCTGGAAAGAAGCCCGATCTACTACGCGAATAAAAGCCGCACGGCGGTTCTGATCGTTGGAGGCGCTGCGGACACCCGGGTACACCCATCACAGAGTATGGAATTCTATCGCAGACTAAAGATGAACGACCACCCGGCGGTCAGGTTGGTACAATACCCCGGGGAAGGTCATGGCAACAGAAAACAGCCTGGCAGGATCGATGTCCTGTACAGGCACCTTCAGTGGTACGACTGGTATGTGAAGGACAAGAATCCACTCGACGGGCCGATGCCGCCCCTTATGATCGATGAGTCATACGGGCTGGAGCTTGAATAG
- a CDS encoding glycosyltransferase encodes MRIAFIGDGSLGHIRRWAGYFHDRKHEVLLLSFEDIEGCPFPAVLIPRHLPTKLAGYLASLPIIRRHIDRFRPDIVNSLYVTGYGLIGSLVNRRPLVVSALGSDMLVDFPSSRIHRVQIRRALGAADLVTTDADNLTEAVIAAGAAREDTIKIIFGIDQSVFYPSETRIPSRDGGLHVISTRNLYDIYNLDLLVDAAKVVLSTTDASFTICGDGPEKERLFRKVADLGIDDRFDFAGRLAPEEIAERLRASDIYVSTSRSDSTSVSLLEAMACGNIPVVTDIPANREWIEPETNGFLVPVDSPEELARTILEASDDREKTVEIRNRNSDIILERGIWIENMRKLEGAFEDLLKTR; translated from the coding sequence ACTTTCACGACAGGAAACACGAAGTACTCCTCCTGTCGTTCGAGGATATCGAAGGCTGTCCATTTCCGGCAGTCCTTATCCCCAGGCACCTGCCCACGAAGCTGGCCGGGTATCTCGCTTCACTGCCGATTATCAGAAGACACATCGACAGATTCCGACCCGATATAGTCAACTCGCTCTATGTCACCGGTTACGGATTGATAGGAAGCCTTGTGAACCGGCGGCCTCTTGTCGTATCGGCGCTTGGATCGGATATGCTCGTGGACTTTCCGTCAAGCAGGATCCACCGTGTACAGATCAGGAGAGCATTGGGAGCGGCAGACCTGGTAACAACGGACGCGGACAACCTTACCGAGGCGGTCATAGCCGCGGGAGCGGCCAGGGAAGATACTATCAAGATAATCTTCGGAATCGACCAGTCGGTCTTCTACCCGTCCGAGACGCGAATACCCTCCCGGGACGGAGGACTGCATGTGATCAGCACAAGGAATCTTTATGACATTTACAACCTTGACCTTCTTGTCGATGCCGCAAAAGTGGTCTTGTCTACTACTGACGCCAGTTTCACGATCTGTGGCGACGGGCCGGAAAAAGAAAGGCTGTTCCGGAAAGTGGCCGATCTCGGGATCGACGATCGTTTCGACTTTGCCGGCAGGCTGGCCCCTGAAGAAATAGCCGAAAGACTTCGGGCTTCAGACATCTATGTATCCACCAGCCGTTCCGATTCGACATCTGTCTCCCTGCTCGAAGCGATGGCATGCGGCAATATCCCGGTTGTGACCGACATACCGGCAAACCGGGAATGGATCGAACCGGAGACCAACGGATTTCTCGTGCCTGTCGACTCGCCTGAAGAGCTGGCCAGGACAATTCTTGAGGCATCGGACGACCGGGAAAAAACGGTGGAGATAAGGAACAGGAATTCCGATATAATATTGGAGAGGGGGATCTGGATCGAAAACATGCGAAAGCTCGAAGGAGCTTTCGAAGATCTTCTGAAAACCAGGTGA
- a CDS encoding class II aldolase/adducin family protein, whose translation MEYLEAGKDLAEIMSRLCASDLTTSTGGNASLRVDKDSFLITPSGKDKNTLTGSDMTLISGGKATGPAGSAPSMETGMHSGIYEKCSGVTAIIHAHPLFASAYSATGREIRLDLTGESRALLGQPAIVPYALMGSDTLATSVAIAAIDSRTLILANHGAVTTGSSLQKAFSRMELLEMTARLSFITEILGDTHPLSREQLEQIDRLFR comes from the coding sequence ATGGAATATCTGGAAGCGGGAAAAGACCTGGCAGAGATCATGAGCCGTCTCTGCGCTTCAGACCTGACCACATCGACAGGAGGAAACGCCAGCCTCCGTGTTGATAAGGACAGCTTTCTGATCACGCCTTCCGGAAAGGACAAGAATACTCTGACCGGATCGGATATGACTCTTATCTCCGGCGGAAAAGCGACGGGTCCTGCTGGCTCCGCCCCGAGTATGGAGACGGGGATGCACTCAGGGATCTACGAAAAATGTTCCGGTGTCACCGCCATCATCCACGCGCATCCTCTTTTTGCCTCGGCCTATTCCGCGACTGGCCGGGAGATCAGGCTTGATCTCACCGGTGAATCACGGGCTCTGCTTGGCCAGCCCGCCATCGTTCCCTACGCTCTCATGGGAAGTGACACTCTGGCGACTTCGGTCGCAATAGCGGCGATAGACTCCAGGACCCTGATACTGGCAAATCACGGAGCGGTGACGACAGGAAGTTCTCTTCAAAAGGCGTTCAGCAGAATGGAACTGCTCGAGATGACGGCCAGACTCTCATTCATTACCGAGATCCTCGGTGATACTCATCCTCTTTCCAGGGAACAACTCGAACAGATCGACCGGCTGTTTCGGTAG